In Bactrocera oleae isolate idBacOlea1 chromosome 3, idBacOlea1, whole genome shotgun sequence, a genomic segment contains:
- the LOC106622404 gene encoding pescadillo homolog isoform X2: MRRLKKYQSGEAAQYITRRAALRKLQLSLNDFRRLCIIKGVYPREPKHRRRAQKGSSDIKILYHAKDIRFLLHEPIVWTLRDYKIFAKKTGRDRAIKDFRNLKRRLALYPELRIDHIVKERYPTFIDAIKDLDDCLTLLFLFSTFPSLRLIPRDQSFLCRRLTIEFLHYIISSKSIRKVFISIKGFYFQADIKGQKVTWIMPHHYPFKPHSKAEVDFKVMSIFVEFYTILLGFVNYRLYHSVGYTYPPKFRSEIHNDLQDNFKDELSYVSDRIAALNSDLIFIENELEDEIEIMDLDFLEQSQSSNRIRKLKKEAKELKALRSLFKGLKFYINREVPREPIVILIRSFGGKISWDSTVFVGATYDESDETITHQIVDRPILSKKYISRDYIQPQWVFDCVNKRTLLPTNSYFEGVVLPPHLSPFVDSNRDSYVPPEEHENKNQSDFNQKKSVEENAGCSEKEIIDSSTMDDEQLQIAYMEEKADFEEYGHMQNEEGQNDDDVEVAEKEMQKQQREELSMSVQAGKVHKENKNIRRKNEIDEHRLQARMVKSRHRNLFRKLIREKQVKEKEKWLLKKKRRNIDAQRIPN; encoded by the exons ATGCGTCGTTTAAAAAAG TATCAGTCTGGAGAAGCAGCGCAATATATTACGCGCCGCGCGGCTTTGCGTAAATTACAATTGTCGTTGAACGATTTTCGCCGCCTATGTATAATAAAAGGTGTCTATCCACGTGAGCCTAAACATCGTAGAAGAGCTCAAAAGGGGTCTTCTGATATTAAAATACTATACCATGCGAAAGATATACGGTTTCTCCTTCATGAGCCTATTGTTTGGACGCTAAGAGACTACAAG atttttgcaaaaaaaactggGAGAGATCGCGCTATAAAAGATTTTCGTAATTTAAAGAGGCGCTTGGCATTATATCCAGAATTGCGAATAGATCATATTGTAAAGGAACGTTATCCAACGTTTATTGATGCAATTAAAGACCTCGATGATTGCTTGACGTTACTTTTCTTATTCAGCACATTTCCTTCATTACGTTTAATTCCACGTGATCAATCGTTTTTATGTAGACGGCTTACTATAGAATTCCTGCATTATATTATCAGTTCAAAATCAATTCGGAAAGTTTTCATATCGATTAAAGGATTTTATTTTCAAGCGGATATTAAGGGGCAAAAAGTTACGTGGATTATGCCACATCATTATCCTTTTAAGCCTCATTCAAAAGCAGAAGTGgattttaaggttatgtcgATTTTTGTTGAGTTTTATACAATATTGCTTGGGTTTGTAAATTATCGTCTTTACCATAGTGTAGGTTATACTTACCCACCTAAATTTCGGTCAGAAATACATAATGATTTGCAAGACAATTTTAAAGACGAATTATCATATGTATCAGATCGTATCGCGGCGCTTAATTCTGATTTAATATTCATAGAAAATGAACTAGAAGACGAAATTGAGATCATGGACCTAGATTTTCTTGAGCAGAGTCAAAGTTCAAATCGTATACGGAAACTAAAAAAGGAAGCAAAAGAACTTAAGGCACTGCGTTCTCTTTTTAAAGGTTTAAAGTTTTATATCAATAGAGAAGTACCACGAGAACCAATAGTAATTTTGATACGATCATTTGGAGGTAAAATTTCTTGGGACTCTACAGTGTTTGTTGGAGCCACGTATGATGAAAGCGATGAAACTATTACTCATCAAATTGTCGACAGACCAAtactaagtaaaaaatatatatcccgTGATTATATTCAACCACAATGGGTATTCGATTGCGTAAATAAGCGCACACTACTTCCAACAAACAGTTATTTTGAAGGTGTTGTGTTACCGCCGCATTTATCTCCATTCGTTGACAGTAACCGGGATTCCTACGTTCCACCCGAGgaacatgaaaacaaaaatcagTCTGATTTCAATCAAAAGAAAT ctGTTGAGGAAAATGCTGGGTGTTcagaaaaagaaataatagacagtagcaccATGGATGATGAGCAATTACAAATAGCATATATGGAAGAAAAGGCAGATTTTGAGGAGTATGGTCATATGCAAAACGAAGAAGGGCAAAATGACGATGATGTTGAAGTTGCTGAGAaggaaatgcaaaaacaacaacgcgaAGAA ttgTCTATGAGTGTTCAGGCTGGTAAAGTCCACaaggaaaataaaaacatcCGTCGAAAGAATGAAATAGATGAACATCGGTTACAAGCGCGCATGGTAAAGTCTCGTCATCGCAACCTTTTTAGGAAATTAATACGCGAAAAACAAGTTAAAGAAAAGGAAAAGTGGCTATTGAAAAAGAAACGGCGAAATATTGACGCACAAAGAATtcctaattaa
- the LOC106622404 gene encoding pescadillo homolog isoform X1, with the protein MRRLKKYQSGEAAQYITRRAALRKLQLSLNDFRRLCIIKGVYPREPKHRRRAQKGSSDIKILYHAKDIRFLLHEPIVWTLRDYKIFAKKTGRDRAIKDFRNLKRRLALYPELRIDHIVKERYPTFIDAIKDLDDCLTLLFLFSTFPSLRLIPRDQSFLCRRLTIEFLHYIISSKSIRKVFISIKGFYFQADIKGQKVTWIMPHHYPFKPHSKAEVDFKVMSIFVEFYTILLGFVNYRLYHSVGYTYPPKFRSEIHNDLQDNFKDELSYVSDRIAALNSDLIFIENELEDEIEIMDLDFLEQSQSSNRIRKLKKEAKELKALRSLFKGLKFYINREVPREPIVILIRSFGGKISWDSTVFVGATYDESDETITHQIVDRPILSKKYISRDYIQPQWVFDCVNKRTLLPTNSYFEGVVLPPHLSPFVDSNRDSYVPPEEHENKNQSDFNQKKSVEENAGCSEKEIIDSSTMDDEQLQIAYMEEKADFEEYGHMQNEEGQNDDDVEVAEKEMQKQQREEKLSMSVQAGKVHKENKNIRRKNEIDEHRLQARMVKSRHRNLFRKLIREKQVKEKEKWLLKKKRRNIDAQRIPN; encoded by the exons ATGCGTCGTTTAAAAAAG TATCAGTCTGGAGAAGCAGCGCAATATATTACGCGCCGCGCGGCTTTGCGTAAATTACAATTGTCGTTGAACGATTTTCGCCGCCTATGTATAATAAAAGGTGTCTATCCACGTGAGCCTAAACATCGTAGAAGAGCTCAAAAGGGGTCTTCTGATATTAAAATACTATACCATGCGAAAGATATACGGTTTCTCCTTCATGAGCCTATTGTTTGGACGCTAAGAGACTACAAG atttttgcaaaaaaaactggGAGAGATCGCGCTATAAAAGATTTTCGTAATTTAAAGAGGCGCTTGGCATTATATCCAGAATTGCGAATAGATCATATTGTAAAGGAACGTTATCCAACGTTTATTGATGCAATTAAAGACCTCGATGATTGCTTGACGTTACTTTTCTTATTCAGCACATTTCCTTCATTACGTTTAATTCCACGTGATCAATCGTTTTTATGTAGACGGCTTACTATAGAATTCCTGCATTATATTATCAGTTCAAAATCAATTCGGAAAGTTTTCATATCGATTAAAGGATTTTATTTTCAAGCGGATATTAAGGGGCAAAAAGTTACGTGGATTATGCCACATCATTATCCTTTTAAGCCTCATTCAAAAGCAGAAGTGgattttaaggttatgtcgATTTTTGTTGAGTTTTATACAATATTGCTTGGGTTTGTAAATTATCGTCTTTACCATAGTGTAGGTTATACTTACCCACCTAAATTTCGGTCAGAAATACATAATGATTTGCAAGACAATTTTAAAGACGAATTATCATATGTATCAGATCGTATCGCGGCGCTTAATTCTGATTTAATATTCATAGAAAATGAACTAGAAGACGAAATTGAGATCATGGACCTAGATTTTCTTGAGCAGAGTCAAAGTTCAAATCGTATACGGAAACTAAAAAAGGAAGCAAAAGAACTTAAGGCACTGCGTTCTCTTTTTAAAGGTTTAAAGTTTTATATCAATAGAGAAGTACCACGAGAACCAATAGTAATTTTGATACGATCATTTGGAGGTAAAATTTCTTGGGACTCTACAGTGTTTGTTGGAGCCACGTATGATGAAAGCGATGAAACTATTACTCATCAAATTGTCGACAGACCAAtactaagtaaaaaatatatatcccgTGATTATATTCAACCACAATGGGTATTCGATTGCGTAAATAAGCGCACACTACTTCCAACAAACAGTTATTTTGAAGGTGTTGTGTTACCGCCGCATTTATCTCCATTCGTTGACAGTAACCGGGATTCCTACGTTCCACCCGAGgaacatgaaaacaaaaatcagTCTGATTTCAATCAAAAGAAAT ctGTTGAGGAAAATGCTGGGTGTTcagaaaaagaaataatagacagtagcaccATGGATGATGAGCAATTACAAATAGCATATATGGAAGAAAAGGCAGATTTTGAGGAGTATGGTCATATGCAAAACGAAGAAGGGCAAAATGACGATGATGTTGAAGTTGCTGAGAaggaaatgcaaaaacaacaacgcgaAGAA aagttgTCTATGAGTGTTCAGGCTGGTAAAGTCCACaaggaaaataaaaacatcCGTCGAAAGAATGAAATAGATGAACATCGGTTACAAGCGCGCATGGTAAAGTCTCGTCATCGCAACCTTTTTAGGAAATTAATACGCGAAAAACAAGTTAAAGAAAAGGAAAAGTGGCTATTGAAAAAGAAACGGCGAAATATTGACGCACAAAGAATtcctaattaa